The proteins below are encoded in one region of Styela clava chromosome 4, kaStyClav1.hap1.2, whole genome shotgun sequence:
- the LOC120325825 gene encoding DNA-directed RNA polymerase II subunit RPB11-a translates to MNAPPAFEAFLLFDGEKKIQITKDTKVPNAAHFTINKEDHTLGNLLRMQLLKDPKVLFAGYKIPHPLESKFILRVQTTADYTPQEAFTNAITDLISEISLLEERFKVAVREKQEGIE, encoded by the coding sequence ATGAATGCTCCACCAGCATTTGAAGCTTTTTTACTTTTTGATGGAGAAAAGAAAATCCAAATAACCAAGGACACGAAAGTGCCAAATGCTGCACATTTTACAATTAATAAAGAAGACCACACACTTGGAAATCTGCTCAGGATGCAATTGTTAAAAGATCCGAAAGTACTCTTCGCTGGATATAAAATACCTCATCCTCTCGAATCGAAATTCATTTTGCGAGTGCAAACAACAGCAGACTACACACCACAAGAAGCATTCACTAATGCTATTACAGATCTTATTAGTGAAATTTCATTACTTGAGGAACGATTCAAGGTTGCAGTGAGAGAAAAACAAGAGGGTATTGAATAA
- the LOC120325824 gene encoding zinc finger protein 277-like, whose protein sequence is MEKKSLRNQRSLTSLVGYDADRRNSGIRLVDRNLSRLSAAVSKARIPVLVVSALTPLVMSIVPSEASVEEDLPDINFNIQLVESSNKREDKRHLPENKQDNEDGNLSQRAEVEVTKWNEPQELRTGSSGAENITPDNLCIDRDESAKISSHLDLNTSTHLTNVVRDKYQDNMKKTESGVTEELKKNNCKVKELGDSSEIFDNVANNNAKKHVEDINIENEHEGIPQRQSNVDDIELVDVTNATLFSERICDKAENGNESLKLLSKSDEKETQDEEENSILEQKLRENMNDNLARDCILEPLSFPEKASLLNQITSGEEKFHLVFETDCSPEDTPCVLCANVYKDIDQKSQYDEYLCHLVVEHKLVIADVKLIANLREYAIYWKKRFTEKPIEEFCASINTNMSPKDVGESEKYYLLCDALPEDRKVREALQLKRLKDLIEVQTKERENEEFERMCLFCTKLFIGNRNELFNHMNEDHNFNVGHPHNLIYVEDFLDEIEKKLSSLECLFCDKVFKDRASLREHMRKKSHRRLNPKNKLYDKYYIINYLELGKNWEVLQSEPDQLEGNDDWTGWEDEGQTAVCFFCTSSFNTQDRVFEHMKRVHGFDFPEMRMTMNLSFYQQVKMVNYIRRTVHQLRQREKQEKIDNVENDSDSSLTLIDAITKSVKDCILSSTKWNQPQYYFPTYENDTLLCQLEDKEGLYEPEDNFIIGEDGIDCKAIINESVLTDLVVRGYFD, encoded by the coding sequence atggAAAAAAAGTCATTGAGAAATCAGCGTTCGCTGACTTCGCTCGTTGGGTACGACGCAGacagaagaaattcaggaatcCGCTTGGTTGACCGCAATTTATCTCGATTGAGTGCGGCTGTGTCCAAAGCCCGTATACCGGTATTAGTTGTGTCTGCATTGACTCCTCTCGTTATGTCAATCGTGCCAAGTGAAGCTTCTGTGGAGGAGGATTTGCCTGatataaatttcaatatccAGCTTGTTGAAAGTTCGAACAAAAGGGAAGACAAACGTCACCTTCCCGAAAATAAACAGGACAACGAAGATGGTAATTTATCGCAACGTGCTGAGGTGGAAGTTACGAAATGGAACGAGCCACAAGAACTCAGAACAGGCTCATCTGGCGCTGAAAATATCACGCCTGACAATTTATGTATAGATCGTGACGAAAGCGCTAAAATATCATCGCATTTAGACTTGAACACTTCTACACACCTGACAAATGTCGTTCGTGATAAATACCAAGACAACATGAAAAAAACTGAGTCGGGAGTTACAGAagaattgaagaaaaataattgtaaagTGAAGGAACTTGGAGATAGTTCGGAAATTTTTGATAATGTTGCAAATAACAATGCCAAGAAACATGTAGAagatatcaatattgaaaatgaacatgAAGGTATTCCACAAAGACAATCAAATGTAGATGATATTGAACTTGTAGATGTCACCAATGCCACTTTATTTAGTGAACGTATTTGTGACAAGGCAGAGAATGGTAATGAAAGCCTTAAATTGCTTAGTAAAAGTGATGAAAAAGAGACTCAAGATGAAGAAGAAAATTCAATACTCGAACAGAAGTTGAGAGAAAATATGAATGATAATTTAGCAAGGGATTGTATATTGGAACCTTTGTCATTTCCGGAAAAAGCATCCTTGCTTAATCAAATCACATCAGGTGAGgaaaaatttcatcttgttTTCGAGACAGACTGTAGTCCCGAGGATACTCCTTGCGTACTATGTGCAAATGTTTATAAGGACATTGATCAAAAGTCACAATATGATGAATATTTATGCCATCTTGTGGTGGAACATAAATTGGTTATTGCAGATGTAAAACTTATTGCAAATTTAAGAGAATACGCAATATATTGGAAAAAGCGCTTCACTGAAAAACCGATTGAAGAATTTTGTGCTTCTATTAATACAAATATGAGCCCTAAAGATGTTGGTGAgagtgaaaaatattatttattatgtgATGCATTACCTGAAGATAGAAAAGTTCGCGAAGCACTACAACTCAAAAGATTAAAAGATCTCATTGAAGTACAAACAAAAGAACGTGAAAATGAAGAATTTGAAAGAATGTGCttattttgtacaaaattatttattggaAATCGTAATGAGCTATTCAACCATATGAATGAAGATCACAATTTCAATGTTGGACATCCTCACAATTTGATATATGTTGAAGATTTTCTCGATGAGATTGAGAAAAAGTTGAGTAGTCTTGAGTGTCTCTTTTGTGACAAAGTATTCAAGGATCGTGCCTCATTACGAGAACATATGAGAAAAAAGTCTCACCGTCGACTGAATCCAAAGAATAAACTTTACGATAAATACTACATTATAAACTATCTTGAACTTGGTAAAAATTGGGAAGTTTTGCAAAGTGAGCCAGATCAGTTGGAAGGGAATGATGATTGGACTGGTTGGGAAGATGAAGGACAAACCGCAGTTTGTTTTTTCTGCACATCTTCATTCAATACACAAGATCGTGTTTTCGAGCATATGAAAAGAGTTCATGGATTCgattttcctgaaatgcgcaTGACAATGAACCTGAGCTTCTATCAACAAGTTAAGATGGTTAATTACATAAGACGTACAGTCCATCAGTTACGACAAAGAGAGAAACAAGAAAAGATTGACAACGTCGAGAATGATTCGGATAGTTCTCTTACATTAATTGATGCAATCACTAAAAGTGTAAAGGACTGTATATTGTCATCAACCAAATGGAATCAGCCTCAGTATTATTTTCCAACATATGAAAATGATACTTTACTATGTCAGCTTGAAGATAAAGAAGGCCTGTATGAACCTGAAGATAATTTCATTATTGGAGAAGATGGGATTGACTGTAAAGCAATAATTAATGAGAGCGTTCTTACTGATTTGGTTGTGAGGGGTTATTTTGACTGA